One stretch of Callospermophilus lateralis isolate mCalLat2 chromosome 11, mCalLat2.hap1, whole genome shotgun sequence DNA includes these proteins:
- the LOC143411000 gene encoding uncharacterized protein LOC143411000 isoform X2, with translation MCNSSCGSCCSGQGYGCCQPRCCQTTCCRTTCCRPSCCSSSCCRPCCVSSCCRPSCSGGSSCCGSSCCRPSCSGESSCCRPCCCISSCCRPSCCQPRCCQTTCCRTTCCRPSCCRPCCVSSCCRPSCSGGSSCCVSSCCRPSCSGESSCCRPCCCISSCCRPSCDSCCCQTCCRLRPVCGNVSCHTTCYRPTCVISTCPRPMCCAIPDC, from the exons ATGTGCAACTCCTCTTGTGGCTCCTGCTGCTCTGGCCAGGGCTATGGCTGCTGCCAGCCCAGGTGCTGCCAGACCACCTGCTGCAGGACCACCTGCTGCCGCCCCAGCTGCTGTAGCTCCAGCTGCTGCAGACCCTGCTGTGTGTCCAGCTGCTGCCGCCCCTCTTGCTCTGGTGGGTCCAGCTGCTGTGGCTCCAGCTGCTGCCGCCCCTCTTGCTCTGGTGAGTCCAGCTGCTGCCGCCCCTGCTGCTGCATCTCCAGCTGCTGCCGCCCCTC CTGCTGCCAGCCCAGGTGCTGCCAGACCACCTGCTGCAGGACCACCTGCTGCCGCCCCAGCTGCTGCAGACCCTGCTGTGTGTCCAGCTGCTGCCGCCCCTCTTGCTCTGGTGGGTCCAGCTGCTGTGTGTCCAGCTGCTGCCGCCCCTCTTGCTCTGGTGAGTCCAGCTGCTGCCGCCCCTGCTGCTGCATCTCCAGCTGCTGCCGCCCCTCCTGTGACTCCTGCTGCTGCCAGACCTGCTGCCGCCTGCGTCCAGTCTGTGGCAATGTCTCCTGCCACACCACTTGCTATCGCCCCACCTGTGTCATCTCCACCTGCCCCCGCCCCATGTGCTGTGCCATCCCTGACTGCTGA
- the LOC143410999 gene encoding uncharacterized protein LOC143410999 isoform X1, which translates to MCNSSCGSCCSGQGYGCCQPRCCQTTCCRTTCCRPSCCRPCCVSSCCRPSCSGGSSCCVSSCCRPSCSGESSCCRPCCCISSCCRPSCDSCCCQTCCRLRPGYGCCQPRCCQTTCCRTTCCRPSCCRPCCVSSCCRPSCSGGSSCCVSSCCRPSCSGESSCCRPCCCISSCCRPSCDSCCCQTCCRLRPVCGNVSCHTTCYRPTCVISTCPRPMCCAIPDC; encoded by the exons ATGTGCAACTCCTCTTGTGGCTCCTGCTGCTCTGGCCAGGGCTATGGCTGCTGCCAGCCCAGGTGCTGCCAGACCACCTGCTGCAGGACCACCTGCTGCCGCCCCAGCTGCTGCAGACCCTGCTGTGTGTCCAGCTGCTGCCGCCCCTCTTGCTCTGGTGGGTCCAGCTGCTGTGTGTCCAGCTGCTGCCGCCCCTCTTGCTCTGGTGAGTCCAGCTGCTGCCGCCCCTGCTGCTGCATCTCCAGCTGCTGCCGCCCCTCCTGTGACTCCTGCTGCTGCCAGACCTGCTGCCGCCTGCGTCCA GGCTATGGCTGCTGCCAGCCCAGGTGCTGCCAGACCACCTGCTGCAGGACCACCTGCTGCCGCCCCAGCTGCTGCAGACCCTGCTGTGTGTCCAGCTGCTGCCGCCCCTCTTGCTCTGGTGGGTCCAGCTGCTGTGTGTCCAGCTGCTGCCGCCCCTCTTGCTCTGGTGAGTCCAGCTGCTGCCGCCCCTGCTGCTGCATCTCCAGCTGCTGCCGCCCCTCCTGTGACTCCTGCTGCTGCCAGACCTGCTGCCGCCTGCGTCCAGTCTGTGGCAATGTCTCCTGCCACACCACTTGCTATCGCCCCACCTGTGTCATCTCCACCTGCCCCCGCCCCATGTGCTGTGCCATCCCTGACTGCTGA
- the LOC143411000 gene encoding uncharacterized protein LOC143411000 isoform X1 has translation MCNSSCGSCCSGQGYGCCQPRCCQTTCCRTTCCRPSCCSSSCCRPCCVSSCCRPSCSGGSSCCGSSCCRPSCSGESSCCRPCCCISSCCRPSCDSCCCQTCCRLRPPRCCQTTCCRTTCCRPSCCRPCCVSSCCRPSCSGGSSCCVSSCCRPSCSGESSCCRPCCCISSCCRPSCDSCCCQTCCRLRPVCGNVSCHTTCYRPTCVISTCPRPMCCAIPDC, from the exons ATGTGCAACTCCTCTTGTGGCTCCTGCTGCTCTGGCCAGGGCTATGGCTGCTGCCAGCCCAGGTGCTGCCAGACCACCTGCTGCAGGACCACCTGCTGCCGCCCCAGCTGCTGTAGCTCCAGCTGCTGCAGACCCTGCTGTGTGTCCAGCTGCTGCCGCCCCTCTTGCTCTGGTGGGTCCAGCTGCTGTGGCTCCAGCTGCTGCCGCCCCTCTTGCTCTGGTGAGTCCAGCTGCTGCCGCCCCTGCTGCTGCATCTCCAGCTGCTGCCGCCCCTCCTGTGACTCCTGCTGCTGCCAGACCTGCTGCCGCCTGCGTCCA CCCAGGTGCTGCCAGACCACCTGCTGCAGGACCACCTGCTGCCGCCCCAGCTGCTGCAGACCCTGCTGTGTGTCCAGCTGCTGCCGCCCCTCTTGCTCTGGTGGGTCCAGCTGCTGTGTGTCCAGCTGCTGCCGCCCCTCTTGCTCTGGTGAGTCCAGCTGCTGCCGCCCCTGCTGCTGCATCTCCAGCTGCTGCCGCCCCTCCTGTGACTCCTGCTGCTGCCAGACCTGCTGCCGCCTGCGTCCAGTCTGTGGCAATGTCTCCTGCCACACCACTTGCTATCGCCCCACCTGTGTCATCTCCACCTGCCCCCGCCCCATGTGCTGTGCCATCCCTGACTGCTGA
- the LOC143410999 gene encoding uncharacterized protein LOC143410999 isoform X2: MCNSSCGSCCSGQGYGCCQPRCCQTTCCRTTCCRPSCCRPCCVSSCCRPSCSGGSSCCVSSCCRPSCSGESSCCRPCCCISSCCRPSCDSCCCQTCCRLRPPRCCQTTCCRTTCCRPSCCRPCCVSSCCRPSCSGGSSCCVSSCCRPSCSGESSCCRPCCCISSCCRPSCDSCCCQTCCRLRPVCGNVSCHTTCYRPTCVISTCPRPMCCAIPDC, translated from the exons ATGTGCAACTCCTCTTGTGGCTCCTGCTGCTCTGGCCAGGGCTATGGCTGCTGCCAGCCCAGGTGCTGCCAGACCACCTGCTGCAGGACCACCTGCTGCCGCCCCAGCTGCTGCAGACCCTGCTGTGTGTCCAGCTGCTGCCGCCCCTCTTGCTCTGGTGGGTCCAGCTGCTGTGTGTCCAGCTGCTGCCGCCCCTCTTGCTCTGGTGAGTCCAGCTGCTGCCGCCCCTGCTGCTGCATCTCCAGCTGCTGCCGCCCCTCCTGTGACTCCTGCTGCTGCCAGACCTGCTGCCGCCTGCGTCCA CCCAGGTGCTGCCAGACCACCTGCTGCAGGACCACCTGCTGCCGCCCCAGCTGCTGCAGACCCTGCTGTGTGTCCAGCTGCTGCCGCCCCTCTTGCTCTGGTGGGTCCAGCTGCTGTGTGTCCAGCTGCTGCCGCCCCTCTTGCTCTGGTGAGTCCAGCTGCTGCCGCCCCTGCTGCTGCATCTCCAGCTGCTGCCGCCCCTCCTGTGACTCCTGCTGCTGCCAGACCTGCTGCCGCCTGCGTCCAGTCTGTGGCAATGTCTCCTGCCACACCACTTGCTATCGCCCCACCTGTGTCATCTCCACCTGCCCCCGCCCCATGTGCTGTGCCATCCCTGACTGCTGA